From the genome of Rhizophagus irregularis chromosome 29, complete sequence, one region includes:
- a CDS encoding uncharacterized protein (SECRETED:cutsite_VSA-LP; SECRETED:prob_0.8857); SECRETED:SignalP(1-22), producing the protein MKFNQFVLIGLITLLLITSVSALPSWLDFYKKVKQEHENTKRQDFPQINIGGVRKQESESENTDKPLAEL; encoded by the exons ATGAAGTTTAATCAATTTGTTTTAATTGGTTTGATAACACTTTTATTGATTACATCGGTATCTGCGCTTCCTTCTTGGTTGGATTTTTATAAGAAAGTTAAACAAGAACATGAAAATACAAAAC GACAAGATTTTCCACAAATCAATATTGGAG GAGTTAGAAAACAAGAAAGTGAAAGCGAAAATACGGACAAGCCTCTTGCGGAAC TGTGA
- a CDS encoding uncharacterized protein (SECRETED:cutsite_SEG-ST; SECRETED:prob_0.6808); SECRETED:SignalP(1-29) — translation MFQTSLKKYKRKFCFLYLSLILHNCASEGSTCCSRSIWSTCWANNGIALLRGQRAVQELKLNVKAVDQNYIGTKLYDEKEKEISRFRSIETPSWSTCCSRSIWSTCWANNGIALLRGQRAVQELKLNVKAVDQNYIGTKLYDEKEKEISRFRSIETPSWSTCCSRSIWSTCWANNGIALLRGQRAVQELKLNVKAVDQNYIGTKLYDEKEKEISRFRSIETPSCESYESRTNSCSRQGQRAVQEVSGQRAELPIDLPIIFFITHILQLLTSLYLYIFKRLKLNVKTVDQNYIGTKLYDEKEKERSRFRCIETPSCESETDHLKKCARDNNAINELLIISSNLSGKDRSNIE, via the exons ATGTTCCAGACAAGTCTGAAGAAATACAAAAGaaagttttgttttttatatttatctttaattttgcATAATTGCGCTTCTGAAGGGTCAACGTGCTGTTCAAGAAGTATCTGGTCAACGTGCTGGGCAAATAATGGGATAGCGCTCTTGAGGGGTCAACGTGCTGTTCAAGA GTTAAAGTTGAATGTCAAAGCGGTggatcaaaattatattggaaCGAAATTATACGATGAAAAGGAGAAG GAAATATCTCGGTTTCGTAGCATAGAAACTCCGTCAT GGTCAACGTGCTGTTCAAGAAGTATCTGGTCAACGTGCTGGGCAAATAATGGGATAGCGCTCTTGAGGGGTCAACGTGCTGTTCAAGA GTTAAAGTTGAATGTCAAAGCGGTggatcaaaattatattggaaCGAAATTATACGATGAAAAGGAGAAG GAAATATCTCGGTTTCGTAGCATAGAAACTCCGTCAT GGTCAACGTGCTGTTCAAGAAGTATCTGGTCAACGTGCTGGGCAAATAATGGGATAGCGCTCTTGAGGGGTCAACGTGCTGTTCAAGA GTTAAAGTTGAATGTCAAAGCGGTggatcaaaattatattggaaCGAAATTATACGATGAAAAGGAGAAG GAAATATCTCGGTTTCGTAGCATAGAAACTCCGTCATGTGAGAGTTATGAGAGCCGTACAAACTCATGTTCCAGACAA GGTCAACGTGCTGTTCAAGAAGTATCTGGTCAACGTGCTGAGCTTCCCATAGATTTgcctataatattttttatcactcACATTTTACAATTACTCACATCCTTATACCTTTACATCTTCAAAAGGTTAAAGTTGAATGTCAAAACGGTggatcaaaattatattggaaCGAAATTATACGATGAAAAGGAGAAG GAAAGATCTCGGTTTCGTTGCATAGAAACTCCGTCATGTGAGAGTGAGACCGATCACCTGAAAAAATGCGCA AGGGATAACAACGCTATCAACGAGCTTTTAATCATTTCTTCGAAC TTATCCGGTAAAGATAGGTCCAATATTGAATGA